The following are encoded together in the Thermoanaerobaculia bacterium genome:
- the purN gene encoding phosphoribosylglycinamide formyltransferase translates to MSSTTFVDKQGTLFVLLSGRGSNFLAIHDAIQKGDLKADIVGVLSNVPDAPGIESAKSFGYTVHVLPHTGMKRGEHEEQVAAVIDQVNPDLIVLAGYMRILSPDFVAKYHHRIVNIHPALLPSFPGIHAQEQAHAYGVKIAGCTVHFVDEGTDTGPIILQKVVPVYDTDDVDTLAARILEQEHKAYAEAIQIVLDGNWALEGRRFVRT, encoded by the coding sequence ATGTCGTCTACAACCTTCGTGGATAAGCAGGGGACTCTTTTCGTCCTCCTTTCAGGAAGAGGCAGTAACTTTCTGGCTATTCATGATGCAATCCAGAAGGGTGATCTGAAAGCCGACATCGTCGGTGTCCTTTCCAACGTACCGGATGCACCCGGAATCGAGAGTGCGAAATCTTTCGGATATACCGTCCATGTTCTTCCCCACACGGGAATGAAGCGCGGGGAACACGAGGAACAGGTCGCTGCAGTAATCGATCAGGTCAATCCCGATCTTATCGTCCTCGCAGGCTACATGCGGATCCTTTCCCCGGATTTTGTCGCGAAATATCACCACCGCATCGTCAACATCCACCCGGCCCTTCTCCCCTCCTTTCCGGGCATTCATGCCCAGGAACAGGCGCACGCCTATGGCGTGAAAATCGCCGGATGCACCGTGCACTTCGTGGATGAAGGAACCGACACGGGACCCATTATTCTCCAGAAAGTCGTACCGGTGTATGACACGGATGATGTGGACACTCTGGCAGCCCGAATCCTGGAACAGGAACATAAGGCCTATGCCGAGGCCATCCAGATCGTGCTGGACGGCAACTGGGCC